From a single Papaver somniferum cultivar HN1 unplaced genomic scaffold, ASM357369v1 unplaced-scaffold_19, whole genome shotgun sequence genomic region:
- the LOC113338494 gene encoding uncharacterized protein LOC113338494 has translation MERENGEVEMFCDGDEFGYDAVVIGSGYGGSVVACRLSMEGVNVCLMEKGRKWDAQYFPTTCFKVMSELRMENKNLGVSFGPKDALFQVHVQDDSLAAHACGLGGGSLVNAGVMIPTPVTVRRNSKWPKEWERDWDICEASATSMLRAQSIPVEFPNAKVMKEIVEDEIEECYPNSIKLSMNFNGEESQSSINMGSCLACGNCLSGCPYNPKNSTDKNYLALAVQSARRGLRVSDQLGCGFSCNGNNVGFLIGGPAPLNAHGLEKQQFSKTPFQNRHGPSISASYTSSLGFTIQSAVLPAAFPSLLFKGITTYGWPIGCWFLHGLIDKLKRMMRVQDSQAMVLNVMGHDDSDGRITLEENTNKICFSPPRDPILNRKIQAFQKLTKRLGGILFISRYRSTSVHLLGGCNASSDPSKGVCNSNGQVFDPRCPSSVHPGLYVCDASLIPCSIGINPCLTIATAAEHVSRNLVQDALMYKRSTYPTEISTPKLGACKKLETGMKPAVIIRETITGYLGGMPCTAYLTMKMNSSIQNGPNESNLVSGESHPLLRGLVGGYVVLKAVEKDKLHVISGEVDMCRVDSRTPYTQYMYYHLILASASGSRYVLEGKKIMNPYLLGLYAWKETTTLHVTLKRINERSSNSKKMDIKGELHLSVIPRGNPVHTSSFGSSQKPYPKSDIHEMMTEDGCMISCRQWKCKLNESEHQDQRRKNPVLLINGYSDESFFLPTEPKDLVRTLLEEGYEAWLLQARLHPFHPSNAFTIEDIGKFDIPAAISKILEVHGDSVRVHVVAHCVGGLAIHIALMGGHISTAHIVSLCCTNSSMFFKLTVSSLIKMRLPLIPISMKILGTNTILPLLATSKTISLRHRLLKCIARVIPRYERCTLDECEVSSGIFGNTFWHKNVTSTMHQWLNKQSLPHLPISAFPHLRKICLSGFIVNSDGTNTYLIHPERMKLPTTYISGGKSLLVTPETSFLANQYMKLYKHTRVVLEDFGHSDLLIGENSWKFVFPHILSHIKSSENDEVSVQESKYRKETLSWSKDPYEERNSPFGITVTPSILFWFLILCLFLLLQMLY, from the exons ATGGAAAGAGAAAATGGTGAAGTAGAAATGTTTTGTGATGGGGATGAATTTGGTTATGATGCTGTTGTTATTGGGTCAGGATATGGCGGTTCCGTTGTGGCTTGTAGGTTATCCATGGAAGGTGTTAACGTCTGTTTAATGGAAAAAGGACGAAAATGGGATGCTCAGTACTTTCCAACCACCTGTTTCAAAGTCATGTCTGAGCTAAGGATGGAAAACAAGAACTTGGGTGTCAGTTTTGGCCCAAAAGATGCTTTGTTTCAG GTACATGTACAGGATGATTCCCTAGCGGCACATGCTTGTGGTCTTGGTGGAGGCTCACTAGTAAATGCTGGAGTAATGATTCCAACTCCAGTTACTGTAAGACGGAACTCGAAATGGCCAAAGGAATGGGAACGTGACTGGGATATTTGTGAAGCATCCGCGACATCTATGCTGAGAGCACAAAGTATTCCAGTTGAATTCCCTAATGCTAAAGTCATGAAAGAAATAGTTGAAGATGAAATAGAAGAGTGTTACCCCAACTCCATCAAGTTAAGCATGAATTTCAACGGCGAAGAATCACAATCCTCTATAAATATGGGTAGCTGTTTAGCTTGTGGAAATTGCCTTTCAGGTTGTCCTTATAATCCTAAAAATTCAACTGACAAGAATTATCTGGCTTTAGCTGTCCAG TCAGCAAGAAGAGGACTAAGAGTGTCAGATCAGCTTGGTTGTGGATTTAGCTGTAATGGCAATAATGTTGGTTTCCTAATTGGTGGTCCAGCTCCACTGAATGCTCATGGATTGGAGAAACAGCAATTTTCTAAGACACCATTTCAGAATCGTCATGGACCATCAATTTCTGCATCATACACTTCTTCTTTGGGGTTCACTATCCAG AGCGCCGTACTTCCTGCAGCTTTCCCTTCACTGCTATTCAAGGGAATAACAACTTATGGATGGCCAATTGGTTGCTGGTTTCTACATGGGTTGATAGACAAACTGAAGCGCATGATGCGTGTACAAGACAGTCAAGCGATGGTGCTTAACGTGATGGGACACGATGATAGTGATGGAAGAATTACACTTGAAGAGAACACAAACAAGATTTGTTTTAGTCCACCCCGCGATCCGATACTCAACCGAAAAATCCAAGCTTTTCAGAAGCTTACTAAGAGATTAGGAGGAATCCTTTTCATTTCCAGGTACAGGAGCACATCGGTTCATCTCTTAGGTGGGTGCAATGCTTCGTCAGATCCATCCAAAGGCGTTTGCAACTCCAATGGTCAAGTTTTTGACCCTCGATGTCCCTCATCAGTGCATCCAGGTCTCTACGTATGTGACGCATCCTTGATTCCATGCTCAATTGGCATAAATCCGTGCCTTACTATTGCTACAGCTGCTGAGCATGTAAGTCGAAACTTAGTTCAGGATGCTCTTATGTACAAAAGATCTACCTATCCAACTGAAATTTCCACTCCCAAACTTGGTGCCTGCAAGAAGTTAGAAACTGGGATGAAACCAGCTGTCATCATAAGAGAAACCATAACAGGTTATTTGGGTGGTATGCCGTGCACAGCTTATCTGACAATGAAAATGAATTCCAGTATCCAGAATGGACCAAATGAATCGAATTTGGTTTCAGGTGAATCTCATCCACTTCTTAGAGGACTTGTTGGTGGGTATGTTGTTCTGAAAGCTGTGGAGAAGGATAAACTCCATGTAATCAGCGGAGAAGTCGACATGTGTAGAGTTGATAGCAGGACTCCTTACACACAATACATGTATTACCATCTCATCCTTGCATCCGCATCTGGTTCAAG ATATGTTCTGGAAGGGAAGAAGATAATGAATCCATATCTCCTTGGCTTATATGCATGGAAGGAAACTACAACACTACATGTAACACTGAAAAGAATTAACGAACGCAGTTCAAATTCCAAGAAGATGGATATCAAAGGCGAGCTGCATCTTTCAGTG ATACCCAGAGGAAACCCTGTGCACACATCTTCATTTGGTTCTAGTCAGAAGCCTTATCCCAAAAGTGATATCCATGAGATGATGACAG AAGATGGGTGCATGATCAGCTGTAGACAATGGAAGTGCAAACTGAATGAGTCGGAGCACCAAGACCAGAGACGGAAAAATCCGGTTCTCCTGATAAATGGGTACTCCGATGAGAGCTTTTTTTTACCAACTGAGCCAAAAGATTTGGTTAGAACTTTACTCGAAGAGGGATACGAAGCATGGTTACTTCAAGCCAGATTACATCCTTTTCATCCTTCAAACGCTTTCACAATTGAAGATATAGGAAAGTTTGACATTCCTGCAG CAATCTCAAAGATTCTTGAAGTTCATGGAGATTCTGTAAGAGTTCATGTCGTGGCACACTGTGTCGGAGGCTTAGCAATTCACATTGCTCTCATGGGAGGTCATATCTCCACAGCACATATTGTATCTCTTTGTTGCACCAATTCTTCAATGTTCTTCAAGCTCACCGTGTCTTCGCTAATAAAGATGAGACTTCCTCTTATCCCT ATCTCAATGAAAATACTAGGGACTAACACGATCCTTCCGCTGTTAGCGACTTCAAAGACAATAAGTCTCCGTCATCGACTGCTAAAATGCATAGCTCGAGTTATCCCTCGATACGAAAGGTGCACACTAGACGAATGTGAAGTCTCTTCAGGCATATTTGGCAACACATTTTGGCACAAAAATGTAACCTCAACAATGCATCAATGGCTTAACAAACAAAGTTTACCGCATCTTCCAATCTCTGCTTTCCCACACCTTCGGAAAATCTGTTTATCTGGTTTCATTGTTAACTCTGATGGTACCAACACGTATTTGATACATCCAGAGAGAATGAAGCTTCCAACAACATACATTTCTGGTGGCAAAAGTTTACTAGTAACACCAGAAACTTCATTTCTAGCTAACCAGTATATGAAATTGTATAAACATACAAGAGTGGTTTTAGAAGATTTTGGACATTCAGATCTTTTGATTGGTGAAAATTCTTGGAAATTTGTTTTCCCACATATTTTATCTCATATCAAATCATCTGAAAATGACGAAGTTAGTGTTCAAGAAAGCAAGTACAGAAAGGAAACCTTGTCATGGAGTAAGGATCCCTACGAAGAAAGGAACTCCCCATTTGGAATCACAGTTACTCCTTCCATACtcttttggtttttgatactGTGTCTGTTTCTTCTTTTGCAAATGTTGTACTAA
- the LOC113338495 gene encoding zinc finger MYM-type protein 1-like produces MTRRKTKCQSSAFKAKKRKRIEQLESSLRGSMNKYLARTSDNVGLPERISESDGPAATKTMNDINSDEEYANLVNEMEKEDGLLNGGSSSGGLSGYNQNVQGEELLQPTINESEHGNDEVQNEEYGPVNIYDPGNWNFIDQHFRDFLVEKGPIRVSKNVQYPYNEHRRRFSNRHYKRKMSNGERVDRRWLVYSTVRDRVFCFSFKLFKGDGVDCKLDTIGSNDWHNLGKKLRQHGTCHGHLESMSKWNELERRLKKNETIDKAMQEQIKREKEYWKQVLVRIVSLIKTLAKNNLAFRGDNEKIGQSNNGNFLSFIEMIAEFDLVMQDHLRRFKDQDIHHHYLSPKIQNEFISLLAHHVREKIIEKVHKGKYFSVLLDCTSDISRKEQMSLIVRSVDYLTTPKVEEHFLGFLKVEETTGLGLLEELKNLLEKLKIDFDDISGQGYDN; encoded by the coding sequence ATGACTCGTAGGAAAACAAAATGCCAGAGTAGTGCTTTCAAagctaagaaaagaaaaagaatagagCAGCTTGAAAGTTCTTTAAGAGGATCGATGAACAAATATTTGGCTCGAACAAGTGATAATGTTGGACTTCCGGAAAGAATAAGTGAAAGTGATGGTCCTGCAGCAACAAAAACAATGAATGACATTAACAGTGATGAAGAATATGCAAATTTGGTTAATGAAATGGAGAAAGAAGATGGTTTGCTCAATGGTGGTAGTAGTAGTGGTGGTCTTAGTGGATATAATCAGAATGTGCAAGGTGAAGAATTGTTACAGCCAACTATAAATGAGAGTGAACACGGGAACGACGAAGTGCAAAATGAAGAGTACGGACCGGTAAACATTTATGATCCAGGAAATTGGAACTTCATTGACCAACATTTCAGAGATTTTTTGGTAGAAAAGGGTCCCATCAGAGTAAGTAAAAATGTCCAATATCCTTACAATGAACATCGTAGACGATTCTCTAATCGTCATTATAAACGAAAAATGAGTAATGGGGAAAGGGTTGATAGGAGATGGCTAGTATATTCAACTGTTAGGGATCGcgtgttctgttttagtttcaAATTGTTTAAGGGAGATGGGGTTGATTGTAAGTTGGATACCATTGGCTCTAATGATTGGCATAATCTTGGTAAAAAACTTAGACAACATGGTACCTGCCATGGGCATCTAGAATCCATGTCTAAATGGAATGAACTggaaagaagattgaagaagaatgAAACTATCGATAAGGCTATGCAAGAACAGATCAAGAGAGAAAAAGAGTATTGGAAACAAGTCTTGGTTAGAATAGTTTCTCTTATCAAAACTCTTGCTAAAAATAATTTAGCTTTCCGTGGTGATAACGAAAAGATTGGCCAATCAAATAACGGCAATTTTTTGAGCTTTATTGAAATGATTGCAGAGTTTGATTTGGTAATGCAAGATCATCTTCGACGTTTCAAAGATCAGGAcattcatcatcattaccttAGTCCCAAGATACAAAATGAGTTTATTTCGCTATTGGCACACCATGTGAGAgagaaaattattgaaaaagtTCACAAAGGAAAATATTTTTCTGTGTTGCTTGATTGTACTTCGGATATAAGCCGTAAAGAACAAATGTCACTTATTGTAAGATCTGTGGATTATTTAACAACTCCAAAAGTTGAAGAACACTTTCTAGGTTTCTTAAAAGTGGAAGAAACCACTGGACTAGGACTTCTTGAGGAGCTGAAAAACCTTTTGGAGAAGCTtaagattgattttgatgatatcAGTGGACAAGGGTACGATAACTGA